From Pyxicephalus adspersus chromosome 7, UCB_Pads_2.0, whole genome shotgun sequence, a single genomic window includes:
- the TNFAIP6 gene encoding tumor necrosis factor-inducible gene 6 protein, whose amino-acid sequence MRELFLWMKSLLNCCNMKKIIFLVLFALHLDETLGWGFRNGILHNSIWLEQAAGVYHRESRNGKYQLTYREAKAVCEYEGGKLATYEQLEEARKIGFHVCAAGWLHKGRVGYPIVKPTFNCGFGKKGIIDYGFRLNKSERWDAYCYNPHAKECGGVFTEPERIIKSPGYPNEYDNGQICYWHIRLQVGHRILLQFLDMDIEEDMDCLSDYLEIFDSYDDIHGLAGRFCGYMLPDSIISTGNVMTLKFLSDSSIVGGGFKIKYSTLEPSPGSNFGSSLNTTLEAIPDI is encoded by the exons ATGAGAGAGTTGTTCCTTTGGATGAAATCCCTCTTAAACTGctgtaacatgaaaaaaatcatattcttaGTTTTGTTCGCCCTGCACTTGGACGAAACCTTAGGATGGGGATTCAGGAATGGTATACTGCACAACTCCATCTGGTTAG AACAAGCAGCTGGAGTTTATCATCGAGAATCACGAAACGGAAAATACCAACTGACCTACAGAGAGGCCAAAGCTGTGTGTGAATATGAAGGAGGAAAGCTTGCTACCTACGAACAACTGGAGGAGGCCAGGAAAATAG GGTTTCATGTTTGTGCTGCTGGATGGCTTCACAAAGGAAGAGTTGGTTATCCTATAGTAAAACCTACTTTCAACTGTGGATTTGGAAAAAAAGGCATTATAGATTATGGCTTCCGGTTAAACAAAAGTGAAAGATGGGATGCCTACTGCTACAATCCACATG CAAAAGAATGTGGAGGAGTATTTACTGAACCAGAGAGGATAATTAAATCTCCAGGATATCCAAATGAATATGATAATGGACAGATCTGCTACTGGCACATTCGCCTTCAGGTTGGCCATCGCATACTTCTACAATTTTTAGACATGGACATTGAGGAAGACATGGACTGTTTGTCTGACTACTTGGAGATCTTCGATAGCTATGACGATATTCATGGTTTAGCAGGAAG GTTTTGTGGTTACATGCTTCCAGATAGCATCATCAGTACAG GAAATGTTATGACATTAAAATTCTTGAGTGACAGCTCCATCGTCGGAGGGGGATTTAAAATCAAGTACTCGACTTTGGAACCATCCCCTGGATCAAATTTTGGATCGAGCCTAAACACGACGTTGGAGGCCATCCCTGACATTTAA